DNA from Streptomyces sp. NBC_01260:
CGGCGGGGTGTTGCCGACCCCGCCGATGTCCACGGCCCCGGCGTTGACCGCTTCGAGAAGAGGCGGGCCGGAGGTGAAGGTGGACCATGTGATGCGGTAGTCGAGGTCGTCCAGCTCGCCGGAGGCGCGCAGGATGGCTTCGTAACCACCTTTCTGGTCACCGATGTTGAGCGTGACGCTGCCCTTTCCGTCGGTGCCGCTCGCCGTGGAGGCGGAGGTCGTGCCGCCGCAGGCGGTGAGCAGCAGGGCCAAGGGCAGCAGCAGGGAGGGCAGGGTGCGGCGATTCATGTCGTCTCTCTCCGGTCCGGACAGGGGAGGTTCAGGAGGTTTCGGCGGGCGTGGGGACTGTCTCCACGCCGAGTTCCGTGAGCAGCCGGGTACGCAGTGCGGCGAACTCCGGAGTGCCGGGGCTGCGGGGGCGGTCCAGGGCGACCGGCGTCTCGTACGCGATGGCGCCGTCCCGCATCACCAGCGCACGGTCGGCGAGGAGCAGCGCCTCGTCCACATCGTGCGTGACGAGCAGCACGGCGCAGCCGCGGCGCTGCCAGAGCTCGGCGACCAGCTGCTGGGCCTTGATCCTGGTCAGCGCGTCGAGCGCGCCGAACGGCTCGTCGAGCAGCAGCAGATCGGGCTCGCGGACCAGCGCGCGGGCGAGCGAGGCACGCTGCGCCTCACCGCCCGAGAGCGTCCTGGGCCAGGCCCCGGACCGCTCGGAGAGCCCCACCTCCGCCAACGCCGCCTCGGCCACGGCGCGTTCGGGATTCCCGGGCAGTCCGAGCAGTACGTTGCGCCAGACCCGCTTCCACGGCATCAGCCGCGGCGCCTGGAACGCGACCGCGCGGCGCCGGGGAACCAGTACCGTGCCCCGGATCTCCCGGTCCAGGCCGGCGAGCACCCGCAGCAGGGTCGACTTCCCGCATCCGCTGCGCCCGAGCAGCACGGTGAACTCCCCCGCGCGCAGGGTCAGATCGAGCCCGTCGACGACCGCCCGGCCGTCGAAGGAGCGGGTCAGCCCCTCGACCCGGACGGCTGCCTCCGGCAGTGCGCCGGTGGGGGCGGGCGAGCGGGTGGTCACTGGCCCGTGAAGGTCGGTCGCCATTGCAGCAGCAGCCTTTCGAGAACGCGGACGATGACATCGGCGGCGAGGCCGAGGAAGGCGTAGACGACCAGGCAGACGACGATGACGTCGGTACGGAAGAACTCCCGGGCCTGGTTCATCAGGAAGCCGATTCCGGCATCGGCATTGACCGACTCGCCGAACACCAGCGCCAGCCAGGCGGTCGCCAGCGAGTAGCGCAGCCCCGTCATGGCTCCGGGCAGCGCCCCCGGCAGCACCACATGCCGCACCAGGCCCCAGCGCCCGAGCCCCAACGACTGTCCTGCTTCGACGAGTTGGGGGTCCACGCCGCGAATGCCCGCGTAGACGTTGAGATACAGATGAAAGGCGACCCCGAGCGCGATCAGCGCCACCTTCGGGGCCTCGCCAATTCCCAGCCAGATGATGAACAGGGGAATCAGCCCGACCCAGGGAACGGTGCGCAGCATCTGGACGCTCGCGTCGACCAGATCCTCGCCCAGCCGGGAGAGCCCCGAAACCAGTGCGAGCGCGGTCCCGACAGCGCCTCCGAGCACCAGCCCCACGGCGACCCGCTGGAGCGAGACGGCCATCGCCGAGGACAGGGTCCCGTCGGCGATCAGGCCGGATCCCGCGCGGGCGATGGTGCCGGGCGAGGCCAGCACGTCCGGATGCAGCACACCGGTGGCGCTGAACACCTGCCACAGGGTCAGCAGCAGCAGCGGCCCGACGGCGCGCCGAAGCCACCGAGGCACGTTCCGGAGCCGCGTTCCGCGGGCGGCGGCCGGAGTCACGGGCTCCAGGTCGAGCGGACGGTGGCCGACCGAACCCTCCGGCGAACCGGATTTCATTACTTCAGGGGATATTCCGGGTGGGGTGAGAGCATGGTCGAGAGTCATGAGGGCTCCACGAGCGGTTCATGGGGAGGGGTGTGCCCAGGCACCCGGGCAGGCGACAGCCACGCCGTACCCGCTGAGATCACGGAGGATCCACCGCGGGCGTTCGGCGCGGCTGAGCGTCACGGGAGAGGCAGGGCGGGACGCGTACGACGTCAGGAGCAGGCGGGCGTCTCGGGCCCGGTCACTGACGGGAAACGAGCTGAGGGAACGTCAGCAGCCGTGACAACACGCGGCGGAGGCCACTCGCAGCAGGTCGATATGACCGCGCGTAGTGAGCAGAGCTGATCGGAACATGGCGCTGAAGGTAGCGATCCCTTAAGGAAACGGTCAATGGTGTCTCGGCACGTGGACGCGCGATCTTGCCGTACGGGCTGGAGAATGAAGCCATGCCCACCGCCTTCACCACCAGCGTCCTGCACATCACCACGGGAACCACGGAGACCGTCACCGACCTGACGTCCGACTGCGAACAGTTCCTCACCCGGACGGCCGCAGGCCGGGACGGCCTGCTCAACATCTTCGTACCGCACGCGACAGCCGGAATCGCGGTCCTGGAAACCGGTGCGGGCAGCGACGACGACCTCCTCTCCGCCCTGCACACACTGCTCCCCGCCGACGACCGCTGGCAGCACCGCCACGGCAGCCCCGGCCACGGCCGCGACCACGTGCTCCCGGCCTTCGTACCGCCGCACGCGACGCTGCCGGTGATCGCGGGACGGCTGGAGCTGGGGACGTGGCAGTCGGTGTGCCTGGTCGACACGAACATCTCTAATGCCAACCGTCAGGTTCGTCTGAGCTTCCTGGGTTGACCAAGATCGCTCCCAGAGGTCGTGCCGCCGATTCTCCGTACCATGCGTGCGCGAACGGAGAGAGACGTGCACGGTACGGACCTACATGCGATCGAGCGTCCCTATGACGGATGCGGTAAATGCCTGCTCGGAGTGCGGCGACTTTCGCGCGTGAAGCTGGCGACGTCATCCCCCGAACGCCAGCGGGAGAACGTGCTCACCGCCGCCGCGTCCGTGGGCGCGCACATCATCGGCTGGGCCGACGACTGGGAGGTCTCGGGCGCCACGGACCCCGTGACTCGTCCGAAGCTGGGCCCCTGGCTCCGCGATGAGAGGGGTCCTCACGACGGCCTGGTCGCGGCCGCCGTGGACCGGCTGGGTCGCAACGTCGTCGACTGCCTGAACACCGGTTACAAGATGCGGGACGAGAACTCGACGCCGGTGAACGCCCCGTCCACGACAGGGCCGGCGGCAGGCTTCAGTCCGCGCTCTCGGAGATCATTTCCAAGAGCGCGGAGGCTTTTCCCATCACCTCGGGTGCGGCCTTGTTCCGTGCCAGGTCCTTCTGCAACCGCTCCACCTGCTGCCGCAGCTTTTCGTTCTCCACCTCCGCGGCGGACTTCTTCGCACGGGCCGGGCTGGTCCGGCGGTCGACCAGGTTTTCCAGGGCCCCGGCATCCCGGGCGGCCCGCCACTCCTTGACATGCGAGTGGTAGAGCCGTTCCCGGCGTAGGACCGCACCCTTCTCGTTCCTGGGCGCGGCGTCGTACTCGGCGACGATCCGCAGCTTGTACTCCGAGGTGAAAGGGCGGCGCTTCGGCCTCGGTGCCGGGGGCGGACCCGGCCGGTTCGGTGCTGGCCATGAAGGGTGATTCTCCTGTCGTGCCCTCTCAGGCTAATCCGACGAAGCGGGATGTCTCACCCAAGGCTGACAGAGAGGGAGGAGATACTCAGATTCGAGTGACGGGTCCAAGGCACCTTGCGGTTGAGTATCACCTTCTTCAATGCCTCATGAGTCGCTCGGTCCCATAGCCCCTCGCAAAGCCTTACGGGGTTCCGTCCTTGCCGAGCACAGGCTTCTTCTGGTGCATCAGGTAGCCGAGTGTGGCCTCCGACAGGAGGATGGTCTTCAGGCTCTGCGGGGCCCATGGCCGACCTCCGGCCGGCTTGCCGGACATCGCGGCCAAGTGGTCCGCAGGCGACGCCTCTCCCGCACGGTTAAGGCGGCCCGCCTCACTACTGGTCGTGACATTCTCGGGATGCTGGCGTTCAGGGGAGGGCGTCGCCAACTTCACGCGGGACAGCCGCCGCACTCCGAGCAGGCATTTACCGCATCCGTCATAGGGACGCTCGATCGCATGTTAAGGCAACTCCCAGGCCATACGGTTGTTACGCAGGCTGGCCGACTTCTACACCCCGAACAGCGGGCCCAGTCGTCGCATGGTGAGGTTGGTCCGCCAGTACGCGGCGGACCAGCACGTCGGCACCGCCGTCATCGACCACACTCTCCGGCGTACTCCTCACCGGCCATCCGACCGTCCTGTCGGCTGGACCGCGGGTTCCCCACTGCCCGTTCGAGCGCGACCTCAAGGATGCGGTGGCGCAGGGAGCGCGGCAGGGAGAAAAGCCGGGTCGGGCGTCATAACCGACCTGGGTCCTTCTCGTTTCCCCTGTGGATGCCAGCAAGCCTTTGGCATCGATCATCCAGTTGAATGGGAAGTTCACACGTGAGGCCTCAGGCCACCGACACGCGTCAAATCTCCGAACAGCGTCGGACGGCCGACCGTAGCAGCACCGGCCACCGCACCCTGACAGCGTCGGCCGCCGTGCACGCGCCCGCCGCCTGCCACCCCGGCCGGTACGGCCGCCTCGGGCGGCACGACCGTCCTGCCCTGCGCGCCGCCCTCGCCGCCGCAGCCGAGGACGCCATCATCTACGACCTTGACGGCATCGGTCGTCAATACAGCGCCCTGTGCGCCGAACTGCCAGGTGTCGCCATCCGGTTCGCGATGAAGGCCTGCCCCGTTGGCGAGGTGCTCGACCACCTCGCGCACCTCGGTTCCGGCTTCGACGCGGCCAGCCCGCAGGAGATCGTCGAGGCGCTGCGCACCGGGGCGGCCCCCGAATCGATCCACTACGGCAACACCGTCAAGTCCGACCGCAACATCGCGGAGGCCTACCGGCTGGGCGTGCGTGACTTCGCCACCGACAGCGTGGAGGACGTCGCCGCGATCGCCGAACATGCCTCCGAATCACGGGTGTTCTGCCGGATCGTGACCACCGGCGATGGTGCTTTGTGGGGCCTGAGCCATAAGTTCGGCTGTTCGCCCGATGACGCTTTGCGAGTGCTCGGTGCCGCCCGGGCCGCAGGGCTGGTGCCCTCCGGTCTGTCTGTGCACGTCGGCTCCCAGCAGATGACAGCCGAGGCCTGGGGTGAGGCGATCGAGACACTGGCCGCCTTGGTGGAGACACTCAACCGGCACGGCATCGTTCCGGACCGGATCAACCTCGGGGGTGGGCTGCCCGCCCTCGGTGTCCTCGACCGGCACGGCAGGCCACTGGAACCGCCGCTGGACAAGATGTTCACGGTGATCCGCGAAGGGATGGAACGGCTGCGCGACGTCAACGCCGCCCCTCTGGCCTTCCTGTTGGAGCCCGGCCGCCACCTGGTCGCCGATCACGGCGCGATCCGTGCCCATGTCGCCCGGCTCACCTCCCGCCATCGGCTCGACGGCACCCGTGAGGACTGGCTCTACCTCAGCTGCGGAAAGTTCAACGGCCTCTACGAGATGGACCAGTTGCAGTACCGCCTGGAGTTCCCGACCCACCCCGACGGGCAGTTCGTCAACGCCGTGGTGGCCGGTCCGACCTGTGACAGTGACGACGCCTACGCTCAGGACGGCATGGTGCGGGTCCCACGCACGATCACCTCCGGCGACCCGGTCTGGGTCCACTCCTGCGGTGCGTACGCCGCCGCCTACGCCACCCAGGGGTTCAACGGCTTCTCGCCACTGCCGTACACCTGCATCGGCGGCCCGGCGCCGGACGGTGAAGGCGCATGAGCGACACGCGGATCCGGCTGCTCCAGGAGGAGGACTGGGGCGAGTTGGTGACTCTGGAGGAACGCACCTATGCGGCGAGCGG
Protein-coding regions in this window:
- a CDS encoding ABC transporter ATP-binding protein gives rise to the protein MATDLHGPVTTRSPAPTGALPEAAVRVEGLTRSFDGRAVVDGLDLTLRAGEFTVLLGRSGCGKSTLLRVLAGLDREIRGTVLVPRRRAVAFQAPRLMPWKRVWRNVLLGLPGNPERAVAEAALAEVGLSERSGAWPRTLSGGEAQRASLARALVREPDLLLLDEPFGALDALTRIKAQQLVAELWQRRGCAVLLVTHDVDEALLLADRALVMRDGAIAYETPVALDRPRSPGTPEFAALRTRLLTELGVETVPTPAETS
- a CDS encoding ABC transporter permease, with protein sequence MTLDHALTPPGISPEVMKSGSPEGSVGHRPLDLEPVTPAAARGTRLRNVPRWLRRAVGPLLLLTLWQVFSATGVLHPDVLASPGTIARAGSGLIADGTLSSAMAVSLQRVAVGLVLGGAVGTALALVSGLSRLGEDLVDASVQMLRTVPWVGLIPLFIIWLGIGEAPKVALIALGVAFHLYLNVYAGIRGVDPQLVEAGQSLGLGRWGLVRHVVLPGALPGAMTGLRYSLATAWLALVFGESVNADAGIGFLMNQAREFFRTDVIVVCLVVYAFLGLAADVIVRVLERLLLQWRPTFTGQ
- a CDS encoding putative leader peptide, whose translation is MFRSALLTTRGHIDLLRVASAACCHGC
- a CDS encoding YjbQ family protein is translated as MPTAFTTSVLHITTGTTETVTDLTSDCEQFLTRTAAGRDGLLNIFVPHATAGIAVLETGAGSDDDLLSALHTLLPADDRWQHRHGSPGHGRDHVLPAFVPPHATLPVIAGRLELGTWQSVCLVDTNISNANRQVRLSFLG
- a CDS encoding type III PLP-dependent enzyme, producing the protein MRAALAAAAEDAIIYDLDGIGRQYSALCAELPGVAIRFAMKACPVGEVLDHLAHLGSGFDAASPQEIVEALRTGAAPESIHYGNTVKSDRNIAEAYRLGVRDFATDSVEDVAAIAEHASESRVFCRIVTTGDGALWGLSHKFGCSPDDALRVLGAARAAGLVPSGLSVHVGSQQMTAEAWGEAIETLAALVETLNRHGIVPDRINLGGGLPALGVLDRHGRPLEPPLDKMFTVIREGMERLRDVNAAPLAFLLEPGRHLVADHGAIRAHVARLTSRHRLDGTREDWLYLSCGKFNGLYEMDQLQYRLEFPTHPDGQFVNAVVAGPTCDSDDAYAQDGMVRVPRTITSGDPVWVHSCGAYAAAYATQGFNGFSPLPYTCIGGPAPDGEGA